In the Brassica napus cultivar Da-Ae chromosome A7, Da-Ae, whole genome shotgun sequence genome, one interval contains:
- the LOC106356393 gene encoding multifunctional methyltransferase subunit TRM112 homolog A isoform X3, translating into MRLITHNMLSCNIKGVKNGFPLKIEAEKVIEKEVDFNPDFLRHMFAKIEWKALVEAARSMGYAELPEDSPDATVIESADETFLRKLHHALLELHLEEGALVCPETGRKFPVNKGIPNMLLHEDEV; encoded by the coding sequence ATGAGGTTGATAACGCACAACATGCTCTCCTGCAACATCAAAGGAGTCAAGAACGGCTTTCCTCTAAAGATCGAAGCGGAGAAAGTGATCGAGAAGGAAGTCGATTTCAACCCTGATTTTCTGAGGCACATGTTCGCCAAGATCGAGTGGAAGGCTCTCGTGGAAGCTGCCCGTTCCATGGGATACGCCGAGCTACCGGAGGATTCTCCAGACGCGACGGTGATCGAATCCGCCGACGAGACGTTCCTGAGGAAACTCCACCACGCGTTGCTCGAGCTTCACCTAGAGGAAGGCGCGCTTGTCTGCCCCGAGACTGGAAGGAAGTTTCCAGTCAACAAGGGTATCCCCAACATGCTTCTCCACGAAGACGAGGTTTAA
- the LOC106355234 gene encoding putative pumilio homolog 8, chloroplastic, producing MMKRSEFGEEASSLSRSPSSHKQTSWNHYSLFPRDSSSSSSYFSNGLCSSEDGSSHFASHPFDRNLKMKHYNSSVVADSDEYNDLGLCESLHRLNIRDKDKEDKTCHHSFGVSSDFSVDKATLVPNFHSYGESSCNIGYNMAEMTLSTDIFMVSSPNKSMLELNSHHSVPSYSRRKGGNTNYPSLPKTSGIEGYVYLMAKDQHGCRSLQRILEYGTCLDSMIIFNEVIPHVVEVMTDPFGNYLMQKILDVCNEEQRMQILLIVTAQPGWLVQISLNTYGTRVVQRLVETVKTKKQIFLVKSALRLGFLSLVRDVNGNHVIQRCLQCLSTQDNEFIFEDATRFCIDMATHQHGCCVLQKCIAYSTGQQREKLIAEVSRNSLFLAKDPYGNYAVQFVIHLRDLSAIAMVLAQLKRHYVELSMQKFSSHTVERCLRNCPESRPQIVRELVSVPYFDVLIQDPYANFVIQAALSVTKGSLHNTLVKVIRPYSILRNNPYCKRIFSRTRLRN from the exons ATGATGAAGAGAAGTGAATTTGGAGAAGAAGCTTCGTCTCTCTCACGTTCACCTTCTTCTCATAAACAAACCTCATGGAATCACTACAGTCTCTTCCCCCGAGACTCATCTTCCAGTTCGAGTTACTTCTCTAACGGACTGTGTTCTTCCGAAGACGGTTCGTCTCATTTTGCTTCTCATCCGTTCGATAGGAACCTGAAGATGAAGCATTACAATAGCAGTGTTGTTGCTGATTCTGATGAGTATAACGATTTGGGACTTTGTGAGAGCCTCCATCGTCTCAACATCAGAGATAAGGACAAAGAAGACAAGACTTGTCACCATAGTTTTGGAGTCTCTTCTGATTTTTCTGTCGATAAAGCTACACTGGTTCCTAATTTTCATAGCTATGGAGAGAGTTCTTGTAATATTGGTTACAACATGGCAGAAATGACGTTAAGTACTGATATATTCATGGTTTCTTCACCAAATAAGAGTATGTTGGAGCTCAACAGTCACCACTCTGTTCCATCATACTCTCGTCGAAAAGGTGGTAATACTAATTATCCGAGTCTTCCTAAGACATCTGGTATCGAGGGATACGTCTACTTGATGGCTAAGGATCAGCATGGATGCAGATCCTTGCAGAGGATCCTTGAATATGGAACTTGTCTAGATTCTATGATCATTTTCAACGAAGTGATTCCACACGTTGTTGAGGTGATGACGGACCCTTTTGGGAACTATTTGATGCAGAAAATATTAGATGTATGCAATGAAGAACAAAGAATGCAGATCTTACTTATCGTTACTGCACAACCTGGATGGCTTGTCCAGATATCCCTTAACACTTACGG TACTCGAGTTGTCCAGAGATTAGTAGAAACAGTCAAAACCAAGAAGCAGATTTTTCTGGTGAAGTCAGCTTTGAGACTTGGATTTCTCAGTCTCGTTAGAGATGTGAATGGGAATCATGTGATTCAACGTTGCTTGCAGTGCCTTAGTACACAAGATAACGAG TTCATCTTTGAAGATGCTACAAGGTTCTGCATTGATATGGCGACACATCAACATGGATGCTGTGTGTTACAAAAATGTATTGCTTATTCCACTGGACAACAACGAGAGAAGCTCATAGCTGAAGTGTCTAGAAACAGTCTCTTCCTTGCTAAAGACCCTTATGG GAACTACGCAGTCCAGTTCGTTATACATCTGAGGGATTTGTCTGCGATAGCCATGGTGCTAGCGCAGTTAAAAAGGCATTATGTAGAGCTCTCCATGCAGAAATTCAGTAGCCATACGGTGGAACGGTGCTTAAGAAATTGTCCAGAGAGCCGTCCTCAGATAGTGCGTGAACTCGTCTCTGTGCCCTATTTTGATGTTCTGATTCAAGACCCGTATGCTAACTTTGTCATCCAAGCTGCTCTTTCTGTCACCAAG GGTTCACTTCATAACACACTCGTTAAAGTGATAAGGCCTTATTCCATTCTACGTAACAATCCCTATTGCAAaaggattttctcaagaacCCGCTTGAGGAATTGA
- the LOC106356393 gene encoding multifunctional methyltransferase subunit TRM112 homolog A isoform X2 — translation MRLITHNMLSCNIKGVKNGFPLKIEAEKVIEKEVDFNPDFLRHMFAKIEWKALVEAARSMGYAELPEDSPDATVIESADETFLRKLHHALLELHLEEGALVCPETGRKFPVNKGIPNMLLHEDEFETNGG, via the exons ATGAGGTTGATAACGCACAACATGCTCTCCTGCAACATCAAAGGAGTCAAGAACGGCTTTCCTCTAAAGATCGAAGCGGAGAAAGTGATCGAGAAGGAAGTCGATTTCAACCCTGATTTTCTGAGGCACATGTTCGCCAAGATCGAGTGGAAGGCTCTCGTGGAAGCTGCCCGTTCCATGGGATACGCCGAGCTACCGGAGGATTCTCCAGACGCGACGGTGATCGAATCCGCCGACGAGACGTTCCTGAGGAAACTCCACCACGCGTTGCTCGAGCTTCACCTAGAGGAAGGCGCGCTTGTCTGCCCCGAGACTGGAAGGAAGTTTCCAGTCAACAAGGGTATCCCCAACATGCTTCTCCACGAAGACGAG TTTGAAACGAATGGTGGTTAG
- the LOC106356394 gene encoding uncharacterized protein LOC106356394: MSSLRDGALCSRKRYQMNVNGESFHGSFKRNKQGDQTQAQLEKNTTMFYQRSKSENARLMKPDVQLHLDTKGHSESSEDRRTYLDLELNLSLSASSTVKEIMKKDECSKGKTLIMAPSNKGKPGDIRLSRSPSWLEFEGDDDNDDDKKQEMVTTVCMKCHMLVMLCKSTLVCPNCKFIHPDDHSSTKLFKPLSLFKLLC, encoded by the exons ATGTCTTCTCTACGTGATGGAGCCCTCTGTTCTAGAAAGAGATATCAGATGAACGTCAATGGAGAATCGTTTCATGGTTCCTTCAAAAGGAACAAACAAGGAGATCAGACACAGGCCCAACTTGAGAAGAACACTACTATGTTCTATCAGAGATCAAAGTCAGAGAACGCCAGGTTGATGAAGCCTGATGTTCAGCTTCATCTAGACACTAAG GGCCATTCAGAGTCATCTGAAGATCGTAGGACTTACTTGGACCTTGAGCTAAATCTTTCTTTATCAGCAAGTTCGACAGTAAAAGAAATCATGAAGAAAGACGAGTGTTCAAAAGGAAAAACTTTGATCATGGCCCCAAGTAATAAAGGAAAACCAGGTGATATAAGGCTAAGTCGATCCCCGTCTTGGCTAGAGTTTGAAGgcgatgatgataatgatgatgacaAGAAGCAAGAGATGGTAACAACGGTGTGCATGAAGTGTCACATGCTAGTTATGCTCTGCAAATCAACTCTCGTGTGTCCTAACTGCAAGTTCATACACCCTGATGATCACAGTTCCACAAAACTTTTTAAGCCGTTGAGTTTGTTTAAGCTTTTATGCTAG
- the LOC106356393 gene encoding multifunctional methyltransferase subunit TRM112 homolog A isoform X1 — MRLITHNMLSCNIKGVKNGFPLKIEAEKVIEKEVDFNPDFLRHMFAKIEWKALVEAARSMGYAELPEDSPDATVIESADETFLRKLHHALLELHLEEGALVCPETGRKFPVNKGIPNMLLHEDEVKQTVCIDLRKGNEPTRIRSPKDRVLMQDVCIDLSLQVP, encoded by the exons ATGAGGTTGATAACGCACAACATGCTCTCCTGCAACATCAAAGGAGTCAAGAACGGCTTTCCTCTAAAGATCGAAGCGGAGAAAGTGATCGAGAAGGAAGTCGATTTCAACCCTGATTTTCTGAGGCACATGTTCGCCAAGATCGAGTGGAAGGCTCTCGTGGAAGCTGCCCGTTCCATGGGATACGCCGAGCTACCGGAGGATTCTCCAGACGCGACGGTGATCGAATCCGCCGACGAGACGTTCCTGAGGAAACTCCACCACGCGTTGCTCGAGCTTCACCTAGAGGAAGGCGCGCTTGTCTGCCCCGAGACTGGAAGGAAGTTTCCAGTCAACAAGGGTATCCCCAACATGCTTCTCCACGAAGACGAG GTTAAACAAACGGTCTGCATTGATCTTCGCAAAGGAAACGAACCAACCAGAATCCGGAGTCCAAAAGACAGAGTGTTGATGCAAGATGTCTGCATTGATCTTTCATTACAAGTCCCCTGA
- the LOC106355233 gene encoding uncharacterized protein LOC106355233, whose product MGRLFDIVGARGCIDMGISLTATVESAMTRRPRRHRYDLYVMIEEALNKQRSKMNPGKDVVLWKHNLNTFKPKFDTKSTWLLIRDSKPEVSWYSTVRFPSSTPKYSFMVWIAMHNRLSTGDKMLLWNSGINPGCVLCQHQLETREHLFFECSYSLEIWQNLTRNILPSRFSSRWQDISELLSDNTQPMLQIYLLRYSFQVILYTVWRERNNRRHGDSPTPASVMIKTIDRQIRNQCLLLGSRRARRYGTILQAWFATR is encoded by the coding sequence ATGGGTCGCTTATTTGACATTGTGGGAGCAAGGGGTTGTATTGATATGGGAATCTCTCTTACCGCAACGGTGGAATCTGCTATGACTCGTCGCCCACGGCGACATAGATATGATCTTTATGTTATGATTGAGGAAGCATTGAATAAACAGAGGAGCAAAATGAATCCTGGGAAAGATGTTGTGTTATGGAAACACAATCTGAACACTTTCAAACCAAAGTTTGACACAAAGAGCACTTGGCTGTTGATTCGTGACTCAAAACCGGAAGTTAGCTGGTACTCTACTGTCCGGTTCCCTTCCTCCACTCCGAAATACAGTTTCATGGTCTGGATTGCGATGCATAATCGGTTATCCACTGGAGACAAAATGCTCCTCTGGAACTCTGGAATAAACCCTGGCTGTGTTTTATGTCAACATCAATTGGAAACCAGGGAACACTTGTTCTTTGAATGTAGCTACTCCCTAGAGATATGGCAGAACCTGACTCGCAACATCCTGCCTTCCAGATTTTCTTCTCGGTGGCAAGATATCAGTGAGTTACTGTCAGATAATACCCAGCCGATGCTACAGATCTATCTCCTGAGATATAGCTTTCAAGTGATCCTCTACACAGTTTGGAGAGAACGGAACAATCGTAGGCATGGAGATTCCCCAACACCGGCCTCCGTAATGATCAAGACTATTGATAGACAGATTCGAAACCAGTGTCTCTTGTTGGGTTCAAGGAGGGCTCGACGTTACGGAACTATTCTTCAGGCTTGGTTTGCCACACGATAG